In the genome of Coturnix japonica isolate 7356 chromosome Z, Coturnix japonica 2.1, whole genome shotgun sequence, one region contains:
- the TYRP1 gene encoding 5,6-dihydroxyindole-2-carboxylic acid oxidase precursor (The RefSeq protein has 2 substitutions compared to this genomic sequence), with product MQLPMLLFLSLPLLLNMFEPVGAQFPRQCATIESLRSGICCPDYFPVFGPGSDQCGVSTGRGRCVQVTVDSRPHGPQYIHDGRDDREQWPIRFFNQTCRCNGNFSGYNCGSCRPGWTGPTCSQQINIVRRNLLDLSTEERRRFVNALHQAKVTIHPDIVIATRRREEIFGPDGNTPQFENISIYNYFVWSHYYSVRKTFLGAGQQSFERVDFSHEGPAFVTWHRYHLLQLERDMQNMLQDPSFGLPYWNFATGQNTCDICSDDLMGARSNFDVSLISQNSIXSQWRVLCESIEDYDSLGTICNSTEGGPIRRNPAGNVARPMVQRLPEPEDVALCLEVGIFDTPPFYSNSTDSFRNTVEGYSDPSGKYDPAVRSLHNLAHLFLNGTGGQTHLSPNDPIFVLLHTFTDAVFDEWLRRYSADISTYPLENAPIGHNREYNMVPFWPPVTNNEMFVTAPENLGYSYDIEWPGRALRVTEMITIAIVTALVLVAVIFAAAACIVRAKKNRDELHQPLLTDQYQHYSDDYDGIATPSQSVV from the exons ATGCAGCTCCCCATGCTGCTGTTCCTTTCCCTGCCACTACTTCTTAACATGTTCGAACCAGTCGGAGCTCAGTTCCCTCGCCAGTGCGCTACCATCGAGTCTCTGAGAAGCGGCATATGTTGTCCAGATTATTTCCCTGTATTTGGGCCCGGTAGTGACCAGTGTGGAGTGTCTACAGGGAGGGGCCGGTGTGTACAGGTGACAGTAGACTCACGACCCCATGGCCCACAGTACATCCATGATGGGAGGGATGACCGTGAGCAGTGGCCCATACGCTTCTTCAACCAAACCTGCAGGTGCAATGGTAACTTCTCTGGTTACAACTGTGGGTCGTGTCGCCCTGGATGGACTGGACCTACCTGTAGCCAGCAAATCAATATAG TCAGAAGGAATCTTTTGGATCTTAGTACAGAAGAGAGAAGACGTTTTGTGAATGCTCTTCATCAAGCCAAGGTGACAATCCACCCTGATATTGTCATTGCCACAAGGAGACGTGAAGAAATATTTGGACCAGATGGCAACACACCACAGTTTGAAAATATCTCCATTTATAACTACTTTGTGTGGTCTCACTATTATTCTGTTAGGAAGACTTTCCTTggtgcagggcagcagagctttgAAAGAGTTGATTTCTCTCATGAGGGACCTGCTTTCGTCACATGGCATAGGTATCATCTACTGCAACTTGAAAGAGATATGCAG AATATGCTACAGGATCCCAGTTTTGGCCTACCCTACTGGAACTTTGCAACAGGACAAAACACCTGTGATATCTGCTCAGATGACTTGATGGGAGCTAGAAGCAATTTTGATGTCTCTCTGATCAGCCAGAATTCAATATTCTCTCAGTGGCGTGTGCTGTGTGAAAGTATAGAAGACTATGATAGCTTGGGAACCATTTGTAACA GCACTGAGGGTGGTCCCATCCGCAGAAATCCTGCTGGAAATGTTGCAAGGCCCATGGTACAACGTCTTCCAGAGCCTGAGGATGTTGCTCTTTGTTTGGAAGTTGGTATATTTGACACTCCTCCTTTTTATTCCAATTCAACAGACAGTTTCCGTAACACAGTGGAAG GGTACAGTGATCCTTCAGGGAAATACAACCCGGCAGTTCGAAGCCTTCACAACCTGGCCCATCTATTTTTGAATGGAACAGGAGGGCAAACACATTTGTCACCAAATGATCCCATTTTTGTCCTCCTGCACACCTTTACAGATGCTGTTTTTGATGAGTGGCTGAGAAGGTATTCAGCTG ATATCTCTACATATCCCCTGGAGAATGCCCCTATTGGACACAACCGGGAGTACAACATGGTGCCTTTCTGGCCTCCAGTTACCAATAATGAAATGTTTGTTACTGCACCAGAAAACCTGGGATACAGCTATGACATTGAGTGGCCAG gtCGGGCTCTCCGTGTAACAGAAATGATAACTATTGCAATAGTGACTGCACTCGTTCTTGTTGCAGTtatctttgctgctgctgcatgcatTGTACGTGCCAAGAAGAATAGAGATGAGCTGCATCAGCCTCTTCTCACTGATCAGTATCAACACTACTCAGATGATTACGATGGCATAGCAACACCAAGCCAGTCTGTCGTTTGA
- the TYRP1 gene encoding 5,6-dihydroxyindole-2-carboxylic acid oxidase isoform X1 yields MQLPMLLFLSLPLLLNMFEPVGAQFPRQCATIESLRSGICCPDYFPVFGPGSDQCGVSTGRGRCVQVTVDSRPHGPQYIHDGRDDREQWPIRFFNQTCRCNGNFSGYNCGSCRPGWTGPTCSQQINIVRRNLLDLSTEERRRFVNALHQAKVTIHPDIVIATRRREEIFGPDGNTPQFENISIYNYFVWSHYYSVRKTFLGAGQQSFERVDFSHEGPAFVTWHRYHLLQLERDMQNMLQDPSFGLPYWNFATGQNTCDICSDDLMGARSNFDVSLISQNSIFSQWRVLCESIEDYDSLGTICNSTEGGPIRRNPAGNVARPMVQRLPEPEDVALCLEVGIFDTPPFYSNSTDSFRNTVEGYSDPSGKYNPAVRSLHNLAHLFLNGTGGQTHLSPNDPIFVLLHTFTDAVFDEWLRRYSADISTYPLENAPIGHNREYNMVPFWPPVTNNEMFVTAPENLGYSYDIEWPGRALRVTEMITIAIVTALVLVAVIFAAAACIVRAKKNRDELHQPLLTDQYQHYSDDYDGIATPSQSVV; encoded by the exons ATGCAGCTCCCCATGCTGCTGTTCCTTTCCCTGCCACTACTTCTTAACATGTTCGAACCAGTCGGAGCTCAGTTCCCTCGCCAGTGCGCTACCATCGAGTCTCTGAGAAGCGGCATATGTTGTCCAGATTATTTCCCTGTATTTGGGCCCGGTAGTGACCAGTGTGGAGTGTCTACAGGGAGGGGCCGGTGTGTACAGGTGACAGTAGACTCACGACCCCATGGCCCACAGTACATCCATGATGGGAGGGATGACCGTGAGCAGTGGCCCATACGCTTCTTCAACCAAACCTGCAGGTGCAATGGTAACTTCTCTGGTTACAACTGTGGGTCGTGTCGCCCTGGATGGACTGGACCTACCTGTAGCCAGCAAATCAATATAG TCAGAAGGAATCTTTTGGATCTTAGTACAGAAGAGAGAAGACGTTTTGTGAATGCTCTTCATCAAGCCAAGGTGACAATCCACCCTGATATTGTCATTGCCACAAGGAGACGTGAAGAAATATTTGGACCAGATGGCAACACACCACAGTTTGAAAATATCTCCATTTATAACTACTTTGTGTGGTCTCACTATTATTCTGTTAGGAAGACTTTCCTTggtgcagggcagcagagctttgAAAGAGTTGATTTCTCTCATGAGGGACCTGCTTTCGTCACATGGCATAGGTATCATCTACTGCAACTTGAAAGAGATATGCAG AATATGCTACAGGATCCCAGTTTTGGCCTACCCTACTGGAACTTTGCAACAGGACAAAACACCTGTGATATCTGCTCAGATGACTTGATGGGAGCTAGAAGCAATTTTGATGTCTCTCTGATCAGCCAGAATTCAATATTCTCTCAGTGGCGTGTGCTGTGTGAAAGTATAGAAGACTATGATAGCTTGGGAACCATTTGTAACA GCACTGAGGGTGGTCCCATCCGCAGAAATCCTGCTGGAAATGTTGCAAGGCCCATGGTACAACGTCTTCCAGAGCCTGAGGATGTTGCTCTTTGTTTGGAAGTTGGTATATTTGACACTCCTCCTTTTTATTCCAATTCAACAGACAGTTTCCGTAACACAGTGGAAG GGTACAGTGATCCTTCAGGGAAATACAACCCGGCAGTTCGAAGCCTTCACAACCTGGCCCATCTATTTTTGAATGGAACAGGAGGGCAAACACATTTGTCACCAAATGATCCCATTTTTGTCCTCCTGCACACCTTTACAGATGCTGTTTTTGATGAGTGGCTGAGAAGGTATTCAGCTG ATATCTCTACATATCCCCTGGAGAATGCCCCTATTGGACACAACCGGGAGTACAACATGGTGCCTTTCTGGCCTCCAGTTACCAATAATGAAATGTTTGTTACTGCACCAGAAAACCTGGGATACAGCTATGACATTGAGTGGCCAG gtCGGGCTCTCCGTGTAACAGAAATGATAACTATTGCAATAGTGACTGCACTCGTTCTTGTTGCAGTtatctttgctgctgctgcatgcatTGTACGTGCCAAGAAGAATAGAGATGAGCTGCATCAGCCTCTTCTCACTGATCAGTATCAACACTACTCAGATGATTACGATGGCATAGCAACACCAAGCCAGTCTGTCGTTTGA